The DNA window TCCCGGACCCACCGCCGCCCGGAACAGACCCAGTTTCTCGGGGGTCCCCCCCGCGTCGACGACCGTCGTGATCCCGGTCTTCGCGAACTGCCGGAGCGTCCGCTGGATCCCCTCCACTTCGTCCTGCCTCGTGATAGGAGTCTCGGGCGCTGCCTGGCGGAGGACGCGGCAGGCGACCTCACGACAGACGCCGTTCGGTGTCCCATCGTCCGCTCGATCGAACGCTCCTCCGGGAGGGTCCGGCGTGTCCCGGGTGATCCCGGCGGCCCTCAGTACGAAAGAGTTCGCAACCCCGAGGTGACCACTCGAGTGCGTGAGGTAGATGGGGTGTCTGGTAGAGGCCTGATCCAGATCCGCTCGAGTGGGGTGTCGGCCGAGCTTCGTGTCCTCGTAGCGGATGCCCCGAATCCACTGACCCTCCGGAACCAGCGCTGCTTTGGCCGAGAGCGCATCGATCAGCTCGGCCATCGAGGCGACGCTGGCCGGGCGAAGGTCCACCGTAGCGAGGGGAGACGACTCCGGATAGGTGGGCCGGGGATGCATGTGCGCATCGATGAACCCAGGAGTGATGGTGCGTCCTTCAGCGTCGATCACCGTCGTAGATTCACCCACCCAGCGGCGGATCTCCGACGTGGAACCCACAGCGATGAACTCGTCTCCGAGGACCGCGAAGGCCTCGGCTCTGGGACGCGCGCTGTCGACCGTGATCACGTTCCCATGCAGCACCACTAGGTCGGCCCGAGCATCGGGGCCCGATTGGCAGGCGCCCAGAGCCAAGATGCCCCACAAGCCGAGATGACGGGACCTCGCCCGCGATCCGTGATTCCATCTCCTGCCGCTGCGGGTCCCCGCACAGGTGGCTCGCTTCGACATGAGCCGCACCTCCTTCTCAGTTGTCCAACACCTCACCGTGAACCTGCGGGAAGAGCCGATGCTCCAGCAACCAGGGAGTCGTAAGCGCCCAAGGTAGGACGAGGCTCGTGCCATCCGTCGGAAACGGACGTTACGTCCCGATCTGTATGAGGAACGGGGGGATCTTCTGGTGGTAATTGACGGATGGCATGCCTAGTGAGTCCGATACCGTGCGACGATCCGGTTCGATACCGTCGCTATCTCCTCGCATTAGGCGTACTCCTGGCCGGGGTTGCGTGTGGTCCGGGTGGAGAGAGCGAGGGCAGCGTCGATCGCAGTGCCGTGGAGCATCTTGTCCATCAGCTCGCGGTGGCCTGGGAGACTGGCGACACGACCCTCCTGAAGGGAGTGCTCCATGAGAGTGCGCGTCTTGCATATCCCCGACGTCGCGTGGATCGAGCCACATGGGTGCAGGAATTAGACTCGTTCTCTCAGACTCACACCGACACGCGGATCTATGTCCACCAAATCACGGTGGATGGCCAAGATTTCGCTGTTGAATGGCAATTCGCGACGACGGATCGCGGCTCTGGGACGCGGACGGTGGTCAGCGACGCGATCATAGGCCGGGTGCAGGACGGTAGGATTATCCTGTGGAAGGAGTACCTGGACGGCCGAGTGCCTATCTTGCAGCGGGAGGGTCAACTACATCTGGAGGAGGGGGAGGAGCCGTTCCCCTGGCCACTGGTGCGCTGACTCGCGTGCCTCGCTTGCGGTGGGCAGATTGGTTGCGCCGCACGTGGCACACCCATAGCCCCAAGCAACGTCTTTTCGCGGCTGTCGCCAGGTGGTCAAGTCCCGTCCTGCTCCAAAACCCAGCCGATGGTGAATCGGTGAGTTCGCACCGATCTGTCTCCTCGCTGGAGATCACTCTTTGTTCCCCCGGCGCCCGACTCCGCGTGGCATGGCAAGGACCAGCGTCGTCCCGCTTCTCCATCCGCGGACCTGAACAAGGCGCGAGCTCGCCGCGGTACGGCCGCTGACCATGTCTCTGACGGTTACCGTGAAGCGGTAGCGTCCCTTGGGGAGGGCCGATTCCACGCGACGCAGCTCCCCCAGAGAGCCGTCCGCCCGGGCTGCCGACTCACCGGAGAAGAGCGCGCGGACTGCTCGGTCTTCGCCGTCAGGGTCGTCGAGGGGCTCGATCGAGATCTCGGTCTCGTACAGGTTGCCCGAGGGGAGATTGTAGATCTCGTAGTAGACGTCGAAGGAGCTTTCAGGGAACTGACTTGTGGGCAAGAGGGCGAGCGTTACTCCGCGGCGAGACCAGCCGGTCTTCGCGTCGGGCAGCCCGAACGCGATATCGCTGAGCATCAGGTCGGTGCCGCTGTAGTCGGGGATGATGAAGGGCGTGGTATAGAGTTGCCCTCTCCCGGGCCTGGCGGCGTCGGTTACGATCAGGCGCTGTAGCGTGGTGGCTGAGGGCTGCGCCTCGACCTCGACGTAGGTGTGCAGCAGGTGCTGCCCGGGCAGCGCACGCGGCACGCTGACGAACACGGAGTCGATGGTGGAGAATACGGAGAGCCGCGCGGTGTCGGCCAACACGAACCTCACGTCGAAGCGATAACGAACTCGTCTGTCGATCCTCTCGGCGCGGAGCCTCCTCACCGGCACCGCGACCGCCGCTACGACCGTGGTGCCGCCCCCGTCGCTGCGAAACGTGTACAGGTCGTAGAAGAACGGAAGAGCCCTTGGGGGAGAAGGGAGTGGCGTATCGCCGTTCCCCGCTGGCGTTGCCGCCAGAATGCAGAGGATCGGTACGAGGCCTCGAAGCATCATCAACCTCTTCACCCCTCCACGATGATCGGTCGGCTCGTCACCACCGGCGTCCGGCCGAAGAGGTCGAGTTGCAGGTGGAGCGTGTACTCGCCCGGCTCCAGATCGGGAAGCTGCAACTCCAAGGAGCGGAACACCGTCTGCACGCGGTCGGGGCCCGTCTCGTCGAACGTGATGTCCACGCGCTCGTCCGGTTCGATTACGCCCAGGAACTCTCCCACCCGCGTAAGGAAGCCCGGACGACCCCGGCTGAACCCGATGGTGACCCGGACCGGCTCCCGGATGCGAAGCCCGTAGACCTCCCAGACAACGGGGAAGCGCTCGCCCGGCCTCAGCCGCACACCGGGCCGCACGTCCGGTATCGCCTCATCGAGGGATTCCGGTAGGGGCGTCCCTTCCCTCAGGATCATCAGGTCCGATACGTCGACCAAGCCCGGCGTCAACGGGAGCTGAACCACACCCTGCCGTGCGCGCCACGCCTGCTTCCCTTCCAGGTCCACCACCTCGAGGCTGCTCACATACCGGCTGGGCCATGCCTGGATGGTGAGCACGCCTTCGGGGTCGCTGCCCTGGACGGAGACGGACTCCTCTCCGTCCTCCGGAACCAGGAAGAGCGCCGCGTGAGCGGGCCCCTCGAGGCCGCCATCGGTCCCCCATGCCGAGAGCACGCGTCCGCTGGCGTCGACGTCGGGAACGGTGGGCCGGTAGGCACCGACGACCAGCATCTGGTCGCCTCTCCGGAAGCGGCCGACCTGTGTCTCCAATCCGCGCATCTCGGGGGCGTACGGCGGCGCGTACCACGTTCTCGCCTCTCGCGGTGCGGTGATCCAGCTCTCCGCGGGAATGTCCGAGGGCGACTCCAGGAAGTCCTCGGGGAAGAGGTATCCCCTGCTCTTCGGATGGTGATGTCCGACCATCCGGCGGGTGTCCTGTAGCCCACCGAAGCCTCTCCCTGGGTTGTGGGTGCGGCTGTACCCGGTGTTCCTCCCGTAGCGGATCAGCGTCTCTTCCATGTCCTCCTCCCACTCCAATCCCAACGGAGTGGCCGCGTCCTCTCGGTTCTTGGCCACGACCCACCGAGCAAAATGGTCCGTCAGGCGATCGTTGCCCTCGAAAAGGAAGAGCGGATCCGACAGGCGCCAGAAGAGCTCCCACTGGCGCTCACGCTCCATCGGGGAAGCGCTGTTGAATTCTTCCTCGGCGTCTCTAGTGAAGATGTAGCGGGGCGTCGTCCACTCCTGCCGCTCCTCGTCCGGCATGGCAGCGAGTGCCTCACGGAAGGCGGCCTCCGCGTCGACGTACTCGGTCCACACATGGAGGACGTAGCCGAGAAGCGCGGAGCACCACCACGTCTCCCGGATCCCGCATTCCGTTGCGACCCGCTGTGCCTCCCCCATGTTTCGACTTTCCACGAGGTAGTGGACCAGTTGCCCGATAACCCAGCGGTCACTGACCTGTTCGAAGGCGTCGAACAGGGATCGGATCAACTCGACGCGTGCCTGTCCGACCTCGCGAAACTCACTGGGAAAGTCCTCCTCCTCCTCGCCGCCGAACCAGATGCAGATGCGACCGATGCGCTCGTCGCAGCGCCCCCCGGGCCGCTCCATCTCGACGGGGATGCGACTCTCACGGAAGCGCTCGAACTCCCGCTGAAGCTCATGCACGTTCTCGAGAACCTCAGCGGAGTCGGCGGGCGTGGTTTGGGAGAGAACGCTCGCCGGGCCGAGTAGGAGAGCGAGAACCGTTCCCCCGACCGCGGAGACCCTAGCGTCGAATGGTCGAATGGAGGTTCGCATGGAGTCCCTGGGCGGAGGCGCGAGTCACGGTCCGGTCACTCTGCTATGACGTCAGGTACACCGGTAATCGCACGCGTGGTCCTGCTCGCTCACCTCCGAGTCCAAATGAGGACGACGCCGCAGGTGCTGAACATCGAAGTGTACTCGATTGGCGTGG is part of the Gemmatimonadota bacterium genome and encodes:
- a CDS encoding nuclear transport factor 2 family protein, which gives rise to MSPIPCDDPVRYRRYLLALGVLLAGVACGPGGESEGSVDRSAVEHLVHQLAVAWETGDTTLLKGVLHESARLAYPRRRVDRATWVQELDSFSQTHTDTRIYVHQITVDGQDFAVEWQFATTDRGSGTRTVVSDAIIGRVQDGRIILWKEYLDGRVPILQREGQLHLEEGEEPFPWPLVR